The sequence TTGAACCCCTTGAGGGTCAGGCTCTTCAGATACACGGGCGCTCCCTCATCACACGACGATCAACGACTGGACGCGGCATCATCTCAGACACCGAGGGGGAAGTCCCGGCCCACACTACGGCGTGACGTGCTGTCTTCTGGTCGACCTCGACTCGGGCGCGCTCCGCTGCGACAGTGTCGTGATGGACGACCTCGGCGCCCGGGCACGCAAGGACGGCATCGCGGCGGTCTTCGACCGCGCCGCGGCGACCTACGACCAGGTGGGTGTCACGTTCTTCGGCACGATCGCGGAGGTCCTCGTCCGGCACACCGCGCCCCAGCCGGGTGAGCGGGTCCTCGACCTCGGGTGCGGCCGCGGCGCCTCGGCCCTCCGCGCCGCCCGGGCCGTCGGCCCCACAGGACGGGTGCTGGCGACCGATCTCGCGCCCCGGATGGTCGAGGGGCTGCGGTCGGGGGCGGGCGACCTGCCGTGGCTCACGGCCGAGGTCGGCGACGCCGAGTGGCCGCCCGATGGACCCTGGGACGTCGTCCAGGCCGGACTCGTGCTCTTCTTCCTCCCCGACCTCGACTCCGCGCTCGACCGCTACCGTGCCGCGTTGGGGCCGGAAGGTCGACTCGGGTTCACCTGGTTCGGCGACACCGACGAGTCGTGGGACCCGGTGTTCGACGTCATCGTGGACATGTTGCCGGCCGCAGAGCGCCCACCCGCCAACCCGGCGAGGTCCGGCCCGTTCGAGTCGGTCGAGGCCTTGGAGAACCTGCTGCACCAGCACGGCTATGCCGAGGTGGCGACGACCCAGACCCGGGTGGAGGCCCTTGTCGACGACATCGACCAGTGGTGGGCATGGTCGTGGTCCCACGGCCAGCGTCGGCTGCTCGAGGCCCACCAGCGCCTGGGCACGCTGGGCCCCCTGCGCGACGCGGTGGACCCGCTGCTGGAGGAGATCGCCGGCGACGACGGACTCCGCTGGTGGACCGACGTCCGGTGCACCCTCGCGCGCCCTTGAGGCGACCGGGTCAGTCGTGAGGCAGGAGCCGGCGTCGGCGTACGGCGAACAGGACCGCCCCGAGGCCGAGCAGCCCGACCGGCGCGGCGTCCACGAGGGCGAGCTCGGTCCCTGAGCCCCCGGGCAGCAGCGTCGGGTCGGGAGTGGCGCCGACCTGGTCACCGTCGACGTCGACAGCCAGCACGTCGAGGCCGCGCACCAGGTCGACGGAGTAGGCAAGGTTGGTCTTCTTGCCGGTGGCGACACCGCGCGAGTTGTAGACCGGGACCCAGTAGCTGTCCCAGACCTCCGAGGCGCCGAACCAGGCGAAGCCGTGGCTGGTCGGGGCGAGGGGGTCGTTGACGTCGATGATCTGGGTGCCGCCGCCATAGAAGCCCACCGAGACGAGCCCGGACTGGTGGTAGTCGAACCAGTGTGCCGAGCAGAAGGCGCCCACGGGGAGCGGGTAGGTCACGAGGTCGGCGAGCTCGACCTTCGCCAGCGGCACGATCGAACCCTCGGAGCCGTCCATCCGCTTGACGTGCCAGGTCTGGAAGGAGCCGGCGGTGCTGCAGTCGGGGTCTTCGTAGTCCTCCTCGGTGACGAGCAGGACGTTGCCGTTGGCCAGGGACGGAGCCGCGTCGGGGCGGAAGGCGGCTGCGTTGGGGTGGAAGGAGTTGTGGTGGATGAAGTTGTTGTAGCCGTTGGTCATGCCCTCGCGCGACGAGTCGCCCGCGGCACCGGTGTTGGCGATCTCCACCGGCGCGACCGGGTCGGAGACGTCGAAGACGTAGGAGCCACCCGCACCGGTGTGGACGCCGCGACCGGCGCCGTCGAAGTTCCACTTGTGCCCGCCCCAGCCCACGGCGTCGGAGCGGAACGGCTGGATGCCCGCGGTCGCGGGGTCGCTGTCGACCTCGACGGGCTTGTCGAGGTCGGTCAGGTCGAAGATCGAGAAGCTGCCCTGTCCGGGGACCTGGCTGTCGTCACCGGCGGAGTAGACGTAGCGGCAGTCGGTGTCGACGACGCAGCTCACGGTGTGGGTGCTGGTCGTGGACGGCACCCGTGAGCGGATGCGGGGCGCGGCCGGGTCGGTGACGTCGACGATGATCAGCTCGTAGTCGCCCCGGGCCGGGTCGTTGATGTGCTCGATGTCGCTCGGCGAGGCCTGATAGAGGTCGACGCCGATCAGGGCGAACCGCTGGGTGGTCTTGCCGACCTTGCGCTCGCCACAGTTCATCGCCTCGTTCTCGAACTGCAGGCTCGGCAGGGTGCCGACCCGCTGGGGGTCGAGCGGGTTGCTGACGTCGTGGACGACCACGGAGTCGAGACCCGACATCACGAAGAGCGGCGCCGTCCTCATGAAGCAGCCGGAGATGCCGACAGAGCCGGGGTTGCTGTCCACGAGGTTGACGTTGGGGCTCATGGCGCCCGGCGCGTTGAGTCCGCCCTCGTACTCGGTCCGCTTCTGCTCCAACCGGTCGCGATCACCGTGCGCGAACGCAGGGGCGGTCAGGGCGATGGAGGCGCCGAGGGTCAGGACGGCTGCGATGGCGGGCAGGGTGCGCATGTCTCCTCAACGAGCCTCCCCCTTCCAGGTCACGTGACAGGCGTCACCAGTGCTGCCTCGTCCGCGTGGGCGATGTGCGCGAGCTCGCGCCACACTAGGGCCAGGGTGATCCCGGCTCCGGCGAAGGCGAACCACCATGGCGCGGTGAGTCCCCATTGCTGGGCGATCAGGCCGCCCAGCAGGGAGCCCAGCAGCATGCCGCCCATCACGCAGATGAGGTAGACCGAGCCGACCCGTCCCTGGAACTCGGTCGGCACGGCCCGCTGGCGCACGGTGTTGGACACCGTCCCCCAGACGAATGCATAGGCACCGAAGAAGAACATCAACGGATAGGCGGCGTATGCCGATGTCGTGACCGCCATCGCGAGGTGGAACACCACTTCGGCCAGCAGCACCACCCTCATCAGCGTCGCCAGCGGCACCCGCTTCTCGAGCCGGCCGTAGGCGAAGGTCCCCAGCAGCCCCCGAGTGCCGAGGCGGTCGTCAGCAGGCCGAAGCCGGCGGCATCGAGGCCGACCCGGTCCTGGGCCCACAGCACCAGCACCGACCAGGGAGCGGCCCAGGTGATGTTGAAGGTCACGATCACCAGGGCCAGCGTGCGCACCGGCCGGTGGTGCGCGACCCAGCGCATCCCCTCGACGATGTCCTGACGCAGGTGACTGTCCAGCTCACGGCGTACGGCGCCGCGAGGCGTGCCGATCCGCGAGACCAGCAGGACTCCGAGGGCGACACTCACGGCCTGCACCGTGAAGGGAAGGGCCATCCCGGCTGCGAACAGCAGTGCTCCCAGCGCCGGCCCGATGAGCTGGTTGGCGGTGATGAAGCCGGCCTGGATGCGGGCGTTGGCGATGCCCAGGTCGGGCTTGTCCACCAGCATCGGCACCAGCGTGCTGGTGGTGGTGTCTGCGAAGACCTCTGCCGTCCCCATCGCGAACAGCACGACGATCACGATCCAGATGTCGACGTGGCCGGTCCAGATGATCAGGCAGAGCGCCGCGAGCACGAGCACCCGCACCGCGTCCATCACCATCACCAGCAGCCGCCGGTCGAGGCGGTCGGCGAGGGCGCCGGCCAGCAGACCGAAGAGCAACCACGGCAGCGTCGTGGCCATCGCCGCGGCTGCGACCAGCACCGGGTTGCGCGTCTGCGAGGCGACCAGCAGCGGTCCGGCAGCCATCATGAGCCCGTCGCCGAGGTTGGTGGCCCACGAGCTGGTGGCAAGCCACCGGAAGCCGGTGCCGAGCCGCGTCGGGAAGACGGTGTCGGTCAGGCGGCTCACAAGCTCCGGAGCCTACGCGGACACCACGCGCCCGCGCCTTGCGTTTTTCCGCTCAGGCGGGGAGCATCTCCTGCTCGAGCGCGGCGACAGCCCGCTCCTCGACCAGGCGGTCGTTCTCGACCTGCAGCCGCAGCACCAATGACTCGAGCTCCGCGACGCGCACGCGCAGTCGCTGATTCTCCTGAGCCAGTCGGGCGGGGATGCGGCGGTCGGTGTGGAGATGACCGATCAGCGCCTTCGCCATGGGGTGCGCCCTTTCGAGGTGGACGTGCGGGGAATTGATCCGTCTACCAGAGTCCCACCCGGGACCGCCCCGGTCAATCCGACGGGCCCCGGGTCCGCGCAGCCGGCCGTCGGGTCCGGGGCGGCCGCTGGCAGACCGGGCAGAAGAACGACGAGCGGTTCATGAACGTCGCTCGCCGGATCGGCGTCCCGCAGCGCTCGCACGGCTCCCCCTCGCGGCCATAGGCGTGGAGCGACCGGTCGAAGTAGCCGCTCTCACCGTTGACGTTGACATAGAGCGCGTCGAAGGAGGTGCCACCCTGCCCCAGCGCGTCGGTCATCACCGCGCGGGCATGGGTGAGCACCTCGTCGGCCTGCGTGCGGGTGAGCCGGTCGCCGGGCCGGTCGTAGTGGAGCCGGGCCTGCCACAGGGCCTCGTCGGCATAGATGTTGCCGATCCCGGAGACGAGACCCTGGTCGAGCAGCTGGCGCTTGACCCCGACCGCACGTCGGCGCATCCGGCGCACCACGTCGGCCTGGTCGAAGGCAGGGTCGAGCGGGTCCAGCCCGATGTGCGCGATCTCGGTCGGCAGCTCGGCGCCGCCGTCGGAGACCAGCAGGCCGCCGAACATCCGCTGGTCGACGAACCGCATCTCCAACGAGCCGTCGGACGCGGACAGGGCGAACCGCACGCGCAGGTGGCGCTCGTCGGACGCGCCGGGCTGCTGGAGAAGCATCTGGCCGCTCATGCCGAGGTGTCCGAGGAGGGCGTCGCCGGAGCCGAGCGCGAGCCAGAAATACTTCCCGCGTCGGCGTACGGCGACGATCCGCTGGCCGACGAGGGCGGCGACGAACCCGTCCGCAGACCGTGGGTCACGCCTCAGCGGGCGCGGGTGCAGGACCTCGACGGCGTCGATGGTGGCGCCGGTGACGTGGCGAGCCAGGCCCGCCCGGACGACCTCGACCTCGGGGAGCTCGGGCACGGGTCAGGCTGGGTCGAGGAGCTCGGGGTGAGCGGCGCGCAGCTCGGCGTAGGCCGTCGCGGCCGCGCCCTGCTCGGCCTCCTTCTTGGACCGACCGGTGCCGTGGCCGTAGAACTGGCCCCCGACGCGCACGCGGGCCACGAAGGTCTTCATGTGGTCGGGCCCGTCGGCCTCGATCACGTAGTCGGGGACGCCCAGGGCCAGGGAGGCGGAGAGCTCCTGCAGGGAGGTCTTCCAGTCGAGGCCGGCCCCCATCAGGGCCGCTGCGACCATCAGGTCGTCGAAGAGGAGGTGGACGACCTTGGCCGACGCCTCGATGCCGCCACTCATGTGGATGGCACCGATCAGGGCCTCGACGGTGTCGGAGAGGATCGACGCCTTCTCCCGACCGCCGGTGGACTCCTCGCCGCGGCCGAGCTTGATGTGCTGGCCCAGGCCGATGCGGCGAGCCACCCCCGCGAGTGCCCGGGCGTTGACGACAGCAGCGCGCAGCTTGGCCAGCCGCCCCTCGGAGAGCTCGGGGTGGGTGGTGTAGAGCGTCTCGGTCACCACGACGCCGAGCACGGAGTCGCCGAGGAACTCCAGGCGCTCGTTGGTCGGCAGCCCACCGTTCTCGTAGGCGTAGGACCGGTGGGTCAGGGCGCGCTCGAGGAGCTCAGGATCCAGAACTGGATTCCCGAGCTCCTGTCGCAGCTCCTGCGTGCTCAGCGGAGTTGCTGGTGGGTCAGAGGACCTGGCGACGGTCGGCGCGGGCGCCGTACTGGCCGCACTCGCCGCACGCACGGTGCGGGAGGTGCTTGGCAGCACAGGCGGGGTTGGCGCAGGTGACGAGGGAGGGCGCGACGGCCTTCCACTGCGACCGACGGTGACGCGTGTTGCTTCGCGACATCTTCCGCTTCGGAACAGCCATGGTTCTCTCCTTGTGTTGCCGATCGGGTCGCCCCGGCCGGTTGAGTCAGTCTGTGGTGTTGCTGCGGTCCTGCAAGGTCTGGAGCCCGGCCCACCTCGGGTCGATCTGCTCCTCGTGCGCGTGGTCGGGATCGTCGGCCAGCTTGGCGCCACACTCGACGCACAGTCCGGGACAGTCCTCCTCACACAGCGGCTGGAAGGGCAGTGCGAGCACCACCGCGTCCCGCAGCATTGGCTCGAGGTCGAGCAGGTCGTCCTCCAGCCGGCTGACCTCGTCGTCCACGTCCGTGTCGGACGGGTCGTGCTTGGCGTCGTCGTAGACGAACAGCTCCTGGAACCGGACGGTGATCTCTTCCTCGATCGGTTCCAGGCACCGCGCGCATTCTCCGACCAGCTCTGCCGAGGCAGAACCAGAGACCAGCACGCCCTCCATGACCGCCTCGAGCCGCAGGTCGAGCTCGACCGGCGATCCCTCGGGGACATGTAGGACTTCGATGCCAAGTTCTGCCGGTGCCGGCACTGTGTGCACCGTTTCCCGCTGGGACCCCGGGCGGCGGCCGAGCTCGCGGGTGTCGAGCACGAGCGGCGCCCTCGGGTCCAGGCTGGTCACGATTTCACTCCAGGTCCGAACACTGAACAGAACCACGGAATCGTAGCCGTCGGCCGGGGCAGGGGCAAAACGCCAGGTGGGCAGGGAGGGCGGCAGGGAGGTCGGGGGGTCGGCCGGATGGCTCACGCGCCACCCTCACGCTCGGCCAGCCGCGCCACCAGCAGATCACGCACGAACTCGGGCAGGAGCCCGCTGACGTCGCCACCGAACGTGGCGACCTCCTTGACCAGGCTGCTGGCCAGGAAGGACCACTCGGGGCTCGTGGGCACGAAGACCGTCTCGACGGGCGCGAGGCTGGAGTTCATCTGCGCCATCTGGAGCTCGTAGTCGAAGTCGCTGACCGCCCGCAGTCCCTTCACGATCGCGTCGATCTCGTGCTCGCGACAGAAGTCGGTGAGCAGTCCGGTGAAGCCGTCCACCCGGACGTTGCCCCACGTCGAGCACGCCCGGGTGAGCATGTCGATGCGTTCCTCCGGCGTGAACAGCCGATTCTTGGACTTGTTGACGCCGACTGCCACGACGACCTCGTCGAAGAGCTTGGCCGAGCGCTCGATGATGTCGAGGTGGCCGTTGGTCACCGGGTCGAAGGAGCCGGGGCACACGGCCCGGTGGAGCCGGCCGGGGGTCCGATCAGACATCGTGGGGCTCCTGGTCCTCGCCGGATTCTTCAAGACGGCCCGCGGAGGCGTGGGCGGCGTGACCGTACCAAAGCATCGTCTCGCCATACTTCTTGGACCGGTCACCCTCGAGCCCCTCGGGCCACCCCAGGGCGGGCCCGCGCACCGAGCGCTCGACCACGACCAGGGCCCCGGGGACCAGCCAGCCGCCCTCGACGAGCCCGGCCAGCGCCGCCGTGACCTCCTCGTCCGTGAGTGGATAGGGGGGGTCCAGGAACGCGATGTCGTATGGCGCTGCCGGGCTCTTGCGCAGGGCGCTCGCCACCGACGAGGCGGTCACGCTGACCCGACTGGTGCCGAGGGCGCGGGCGTTGCGCTCGATCAGGGCCGCGGTCTTGCGGTCCTGCTCCACCAGGGTCACCACGCCCGCCCCCGCGACCACGCCTCGAGCCCCACCGCACCCGACCCGGCGTAGAGGTCGATGAACCGCAGCCCCGCCAGCGACCCGCACCACGCCTCGATCGCCGAGAACAGGGCCTCGCGCACGCGGTCGCTGGTCGGGCGCGTGGCCGAGCCCCGCGGCGTCACGAGACGGCGTCCGCCGGCCACTCCCCCGATGATCCGCGTCATTCGATGCTCATCCGGGGTCCCCGCGGCGTTGTTCGGTGGAGTGCAGCGGAGGAGAAGAACGTCGTGGGGTGGTTCACGACTTGTCCACGAACTCGGAGTGCTGGGAGGCCTCGACCTCGAGCACCGCGTGCGCGAGCCCCGGCCAGGTCGACAGCTCGGCGTCCTCGGCGAGCAGCTCGTCGGCCGCCTCGCGGGCCCTGACGATCGTCTTCTCGTCGCGCAGGACCCGCAGGGTGATCAGGCTGGACTTGAAGCCCGACTGGTTGGCACCGAGCACGTCGCCCTCGCGGCGCTGCTCGAGGTCGACGCGGCTCAGCTCGAACCCGTCAGTGGTCGCTGCGACAGCCTCGAGCCGGTCACGCGCGGGGGTGCCGGTCTCGGCACGGGAGACGAGCAGGCACAGCCCGGGGAGGCCGCCACGACCCACCCGCCCACGGAGCTGGTGCAGCTGGCTGACCCCGAACCGGTCGGCGTCCAGGAGCACCATGGTCGTCGCGTTGTGCACGTCGACGCCCACCTCGATGACGGTCGTGGAGACGAGCACGTCGACCTGCCCGGCTGCGAACGACCTCATGGTCCGGTCCTTCTCCTCGGGCGGCAGGCGCCCGTGGAGCATCCCGACCCTCAGCCCCTGCAACGCTCCCGCCGCGAGCTCCTCGTGGAGGTCCTCGACCGCTGCGAGCGGCACCTTCCTGGTCGTCACCTCGCCGTCCTCGTCGACGTCGAGCTGGTCACTCTCCCCGTCCTCCTGGGTGTCCCCGCTGATCCGCGGGCACACGACGTAGACCTGGTGGCCCTTGCCGACCTCCTCGCGCACCCGCTCCCAGACCCGAGCGATCCACTGCGGCTGCTCGGCGAGCGGGACGACGTTGGTCTGGATCGGAGCCCGTCCCGCGGGCAGCTCGGTGAGGACGGAGGTCTCGAGGTCACCGAAGACGGTCATCGCGACGGTGCGCGGGATGGGCGTCGCGGTCATCACCAGGACGTGGGGCGGGGAACCTGCCTTGTCGGTCAGGGCTGCGCGCTGCTTGACGCCGAAGCGGTGCTGCTCGTCGACGACGACCAGGCCGAGGTCGGCGAAGGCGACGGACTGCTCGAGGAGGGCATGGGTCCCGATCACCAGTCCCGCCTCACCGCTCGCCATCGCTGCCAGCGCCTGGTCCTTGGCCGGCTTCGACATCGAGCCGGTGAGGAGCACGACCGAGGTGCCGTCCGCTGCTCCCCCGAGCATCCCACCCTGACCCAGGTCGCCGAGCATGCTGGTGATCGACCGGTGGTGCTGCTGCGCCAGCACCTCGGTCGGGGCGAGGAGGACGGCCTGACCTCCGGAGTCGACGACGTGGAGCATGGCGCGCAGCGCGACGACGGTCTTGCCGGAGCCGACCTCGCCCTGGAGCAGACGGTTCATCGGGTGCGCCTGGGCGAGCTCGCGCATCAGCACGGCACCGATCTCGCGCTGGCCCGCGGTCAGCTCGAACGGGAGCCGTTGGTCGAACTCCCTCAGCAGCCCGCCACCGCCGAGCCGCGCCTGGGCGCCGAGCGCGCGCTGCGCAGCCCGCCTCCGGGCCAGCACGAGCTGGAGGACCAGGGCCTCCTCGAAGCGGAAGCGCCGCTGTCCGGCACCGGCCTGCGCATAGTCGTCGGGTCCGTGCACCAGCCGCAGGGCAGTCATCACGTCGAGCACGTCGTAGCGCTCGCGCAGCTCGGGCGAGAACAGGTCGGGCACCTCGGTGACGACGTCGAGCGCGAACCGAATCACCTTGATCAGGTCCCAGACATAGAGCCGGCCGGTGACGGGATAGACGGGCAGGAGCTTGCTCAGCCTGGGATCGTCCTCGTCCTCGTCCCCGTCTTCGTTCCGGCCGAACATCAGCTGGTGGGGCTGTTCGAGCTGCCAGGTTCCGTTGAAGAGCTTGGCCTTGCCGGTGAAGAGCCCCCGGCTGCCCGGCGACATCTCGTCGGCATACTTGTGGGCCTGGCCGGCGTAGGGGCTGAAGAACGACAGCGAGAACGTCGGCCCGTTGGTGCGGATGCGCACCTCGGTGCGGAACTGCTGCTTGCGGCCACGGTGGAAGGGCTTCACCGCCGAGCTGGCCACCTCTCCCACGACCGAGAGCAGCTGACCCACCTCGGGCCTTCCGACCTCGGAGAGCTCCTTGGTCTCGACGTAGCGCCGCGGGAAGTGACGCAGGAGCTCACCCACCGTGCGGATCCCGAGACCCTCCTCGACCAGCTTGCGCTTGGGTGATCGACCGAAGACGCTCGCCACGGGCGAGTCAGGCGTGATGGCGACCATTCACTCCACGCTCACCAGCAGTGGATAGCGGTCCTGGCCGCCCTCGTGGACGGTCACGTCGACGGCCGGATGAGTGGCTTCGACGTATGCCGCCACGCCGGTCGCCAGGTCGTGGCCCCCGTCGCCGGCGACGATCGTGACCAGCTCGCCACCGCCACCGAGGAGGCGCTCGACGACGTGGACGGCCACCTCGTGGTCGTCGTCGCCGACCAGGACGAAGTCGCCGGCCACGACCCCGAGCACGTCGCCCGGCTCGCAGGGACCGGCCATGGTCATGGCCTGCCTCGAGGCGACGGTGACCGCGCCGTGGCGGGCATGGCGCGCTGTCGCAGTCATCTCGCGGACGTCCTGGTCGAAGGTGCGACCCGGCTCGTGGACCGCCATGGCGGCCAGCCCCTGCACCTGGGCCATCGACGCCACGACCTCGACGCGGACCTCGCCACCTTCCTCGGCCGTGCGCGCGGCGATCTCCGCGACCCGGATCGAGTCGGGGTCGTTGGGCAGCACGACAACCTCGGCTGCACCGGAGCCGTTGATGGCGTCGAGGATCTGGCCGGTGGAAGGACGCCGACCCGGCCCGCCCTCCACGACGATCGCGCCGGCGTCGGAGAACAGTGCGGCGAGGCCGGCACCGGCAGCGACAGCGACGACCTTGCGGCCTGTCCGCTGGGTCGGCCGACGAGCCGCGCTCTGGGCGATCTGCTCGGCGAAGTGGGTGACCCGCACCCGATAGGGCCGGCCCGCCACGATGCCCGCCTCGATCGCTGCCCCGACGTCGTCGACGTGCACGTGCACGTTCCAGAGGCGGTCGCCGCCGACCACGACCAGGCTGTCGCCGAGGGGGGCGAGCGTCGCCTTGAGGGCGGGGACCGCGTCGTCGTCGGCCTCGAGGAGATACATCACTTCGTAGGAGGGACCGTCGGGGCTGAGGTCGCCGGCATCGACGGCGACCGGGACCGGGATGCGTGGCACACCCACCGCTGCGGGCGGCGGACGCCGCCCGGTCGAGACGGTCTCGGCGGCGTCCAGCACGACGCACAGCCCGCGACCGCCGGCATCCACCACACCGGCGTCGGCCAGCGCCTTGAGCTGGGTGGGGGTGAGTGCCAGCGCCTCGCGGGCAGCCGCGGCAGCGGCGGAGAAGATGTCGCGCGCTCGGGCCTGCTCCTCCCGCGAGGCCGCCATCGCCGCGTCCGAGGCCGCGCGCGCGACCGTCAGGATCGTCCCCTCGACAGGGGTGCCGACAGCGGCGTAGGAGGCATCGGTCGCCCGCTGCATCGCCTCCGCGACGACGGTGCCGTTGCGGTCGCCGGGACCCGCCTCCGCGAGCCGGGCGACATAGGCGCCGAGCATCTGGCTGAGGATGACTCCGGAGTTGCCCCGGGCACCGAGCAGGGCGCCGCGTGCCAGCAGCCGCAGGGCGTCACCCAGCGCCATCTGGGGATCGTCGTTGACTGCCTGGACGATCGCGTCCCGAGCCGCCGAGACGGTCAGGAACATGTTGGTGCCGGTGTCGCCGTCAGGCACGGGATAGACGTTGAGGGCGTCGATCTCCTCGCGGGCCGACGACAAGGCGTCGGTGGCGATCTCGGCGAACCGAGCCAGGCTGGTGGTCGTGATGCCGCTCGGCACGGTCTCCATCGCCTGCCCCCTTCCCGGACGTGTGGGTCGAAGGGCACAGGCTAGCGCCGTACGCCGACGACGCAGACAACGAACGGCCCCGAGAGCGATGCTCTCGGGGCCGTTCGGCGAAGTTCGTCAGGTCAGCGGGAGACCTTGCCGGCCTTGAGGCAGCCGGTGCAGATGTTGACGCGCTTGGGCGTGCCGTTGATCGTGGCGCGCACGCGCTGGATGTTGGGGTTGAAGCGACGCTTCGTAATCTTGCGCGACCAGGGTCGGTTGTTGCCGAAGCCGGGCTTCTTGGCGCAGATGTCACAGACGGCAGCCACCGTGTACTCCTGAAGATCGTTGGTCATTCGAGGGTCGGCCCGCAGAGCAGCCGAAGACGGCGCGCGAGCAACCGCACAAGAGTATCCGACCGGCCGGGATGGATGAAATCGAGCATCGTCCGCTCAGAAGTGGGTCCAGCCCGTCGGGCCTTCATAGGCCGCGCCGTCGACGGTGACGCCACTCCCCTCGGCGACCGAACCGATGACTGACCAGCCCTCCGGCACCTGCGCCCGGCTCCCGAAGGTCGCCAGCAGCGCGTGGTCGTCACCGCCGCCCAGCACGAACTCCATCGGGTCGACCCCGAGCGCAGCACCCACCGCGAGCAGCGGCTCGGCCAGGTCGAAGGCATCGCGACGTACGTCGATGGACACCCCGCTCCGCTCCGCCAGGTGGCCGGCCTCGGCCAGCAGGCCGTCCGAGATGTCGATCATCGCGGTGGCTCCCGCCTCGGCGGCCACCCTCCCTGCCGGGTAGGGCGGCGCAGGACGGCGGTAGGCCTCGACGAGGACGCGGGGTGAGCGGAACCCTCGACCCAGGACCGCAAGGCCACCCGCTGCCCATCCCTGGCGGCCGGTCAGGGCCAGCACGTCTCCGGCAGCGGCTCCCGACCGGACGACCGGGGCCTCGGTGCAGGCGCCCATCACGGTGACCGCCACGACGACCTGGTCGGCGCGGGTCAGGTCACCCCCGACGACGCTCGCGCCGACCAGGGCGCACTCGGCGGCGAAGCCCCGCGCGAAGTCCAGTGCCCACTGGGCCGGCAGGTCGCCCGGGGCGGCGAGACCGATGGTCAGCGAGTGCGCGACGCCACCCATGGCGTTGATGTCGGAGAGGTTCTGGGCTGCAGCACGGTGGCCGACGTCCTCGGCGCTCGCCCAGTCGCGCCGGAAGTGTCGCCCCTCGACCATCAGGTCGCTCGAGACCACGACATGGCCGTTGCGGATGCGCAGCACGGCCGCGTCGTCGCCCGGGCCGATGAGCACCTGCTCGCCCTGCTCGAACAGGGCCACGAGCTCGGCGATCAGGCCGAACTCGCCGACATCGGTCAGCGTCGCATCCACGGGTTGTGCCATGGCGCCATCAGACCAGACCGGTGGTCGGGCGTGCTGCGGGACGTCGACCCCGGCAGAAGTGACGCCCACGGCGACGCGGGGGTAGGTTGGCGCTCGCCACAACGTTCACCCCCGAGCCCGAGGAGTCCAGATGGTCGTGCAGGCCTACATCCTGATCCAGACCGACGTCGGCAAGGCCGCCGAGGTTGCCACGGCCA comes from Nocardioides piscis and encodes:
- a CDS encoding class I SAM-dependent methyltransferase, whose product is MDDLGARARKDGIAAVFDRAAATYDQVGVTFFGTIAEVLVRHTAPQPGERVLDLGCGRGASALRAARAVGPTGRVLATDLAPRMVEGLRSGAGDLPWLTAEVGDAEWPPDGPWDVVQAGLVLFFLPDLDSALDRYRAALGPEGRLGFTWFGDTDESWDPVFDVIVDMLPAAERPPANPARSGPFESVEALENLLHQHGYAEVATTQTRVEALVDDIDQWWAWSWSHGQRRLLEAHQRLGTLGPLRDAVDPLLEEIAGDDGLRWWTDVRCTLARP
- the mutM gene encoding bifunctional DNA-formamidopyrimidine glycosylase/DNA-(apurinic or apyrimidinic site) lyase; translated protein: MPELPEVEVVRAGLARHVTGATIDAVEVLHPRPLRRDPRSADGFVAALVGQRIVAVRRRGKYFWLALGSGDALLGHLGMSGQMLLQQPGASDERHLRVRFALSASDGSLEMRFVDQRMFGGLLVSDGGAELPTEIAHIGLDPLDPAFDQADVVRRMRRRAVGVKRQLLDQGLVSGIGNIYADEALWQARLHYDRPGDRLTRTQADEVLTHARAVMTDALGQGGTSFDALYVNVNGESGYFDRSLHAYGREGEPCERCGTPIRRATFMNRSSFFCPVCQRPPRTRRPAARTRGPSD
- the rnc gene encoding ribonuclease III — encoded protein: MRAASAASTAPAPTVARSSDPPATPLSTQELRQELGNPVLDPELLERALTHRSYAYENGGLPTNERLEFLGDSVLGVVVTETLYTTHPELSEGRLAKLRAAVVNARALAGVARRIGLGQHIKLGRGEESTGGREKASILSDTVEALIGAIHMSGGIEASAKVVHLLFDDLMVAAALMGAGLDWKTSLQELSASLALGVPDYVIEADGPDHMKTFVARVRVGGQFYGHGTGRSKKEAEQGAAATAYAELRAAHPELLDPA
- the rpmF gene encoding 50S ribosomal protein L32, with product MAVPKRKMSRSNTRHRRSQWKAVAPSLVTCANPACAAKHLPHRACGECGQYGARADRRQVL
- a CDS encoding YceD family protein, translating into MSHPADPPTSLPPSLPTWRFAPAPADGYDSVVLFSVRTWSEIVTSLDPRAPLVLDTRELGRRPGSQRETVHTVPAPAELGIEVLHVPEGSPVELDLRLEAVMEGVLVSGSASAELVGECARCLEPIEEEITVRFQELFVYDDAKHDPSDTDVDDEVSRLEDDLLDLEPMLRDAVVLALPFQPLCEEDCPGLCVECGAKLADDPDHAHEEQIDPRWAGLQTLQDRSNTTD
- the coaD gene encoding pantetheine-phosphate adenylyltransferase, with product MSDRTPGRLHRAVCPGSFDPVTNGHLDIIERSAKLFDEVVVAVGVNKSKNRLFTPEERIDMLTRACSTWGNVRVDGFTGLLTDFCREHEIDAIVKGLRAVSDFDYELQMAQMNSSLAPVETVFVPTSPEWSFLASSLVKEVATFGGDVSGLLPEFVRDLLVARLAEREGGA
- a CDS encoding ATP-dependent DNA helicase RecG, whose protein sequence is MVAITPDSPVASVFGRSPKRKLVEEGLGIRTVGELLRHFPRRYVETKELSEVGRPEVGQLLSVVGEVASSAVKPFHRGRKQQFRTEVRIRTNGPTFSLSFFSPYAGQAHKYADEMSPGSRGLFTGKAKLFNGTWQLEQPHQLMFGRNEDGDEDEDDPRLSKLLPVYPVTGRLYVWDLIKVIRFALDVVTEVPDLFSPELRERYDVLDVMTALRLVHGPDDYAQAGAGQRRFRFEEALVLQLVLARRRAAQRALGAQARLGGGGLLREFDQRLPFELTAGQREIGAVLMRELAQAHPMNRLLQGEVGSGKTVVALRAMLHVVDSGGQAVLLAPTEVLAQQHHRSITSMLGDLGQGGMLGGAADGTSVVLLTGSMSKPAKDQALAAMASGEAGLVIGTHALLEQSVAFADLGLVVVDEQHRFGVKQRAALTDKAGSPPHVLVMTATPIPRTVAMTVFGDLETSVLTELPAGRAPIQTNVVPLAEQPQWIARVWERVREEVGKGHQVYVVCPRISGDTQEDGESDQLDVDEDGEVTTRKVPLAAVEDLHEELAAGALQGLRVGMLHGRLPPEEKDRTMRSFAAGQVDVLVSTTVIEVGVDVHNATTMVLLDADRFGVSQLHQLRGRVGRGGLPGLCLLVSRAETGTPARDRLEAVAATTDGFELSRVDLEQRREGDVLGANQSGFKSSLITLRVLRDEKTIVRAREAADELLAEDAELSTWPGLAHAVLEVEASQHSEFVDKS